The stretch of DNA ACGTCTTCGTCGCCGCGTCGTAGCGCTCGAAGCCGCCCTCCGTCTCGAGCGCGGAGAGCTTCTTGCGCGCGAGGTGGACCGGGCTCTTGCGGTAGTCGCCCGTGCCGTAGACGTAGACGTAGTCGCCGACCACGAGCGACGCGTTGTTGATGAAGTCGCCGCGGAGCGCGCCGTCGGCGTCGAAGCGCTGATCGACGTGGTAGAGGATGTCGAGGTTCGGGAGGCCGGTCGGGCTCGGCGCCTGCCACTTCGCGAGGTAGGAGCCCTTCATCTGAACCTGCGCGTTCACGATCGTATAAAAGACGTAGATCGAGCCGCTCGCGGAGAAGACGCCGGACGGGACCTCGAAGTCGCCGGGCAGGTGCGGGAACTTCCCGCGCCCCGCCGCGTTCTTGATGAACTCGCCGAGCGTCTTGCCCGCGGGGGCGCGCATCGAGATCGCCGCCCAGTCGCGCTGGATGCGCGCGTCGCGCTGCGGGCCCACGCTCGCGTCGCGCGCGAGGCCGAGGAAGCCGAGCTGCCTGCACATCGTGTTCGGGTCCGCCGCGAGCGTCGCCGCCGGCATCACGCCGACCGCGTCGGGCTGCGACTCGCCGAAGTTCCAGATCCCCTTGTAGCCGACGGTGTCGCCGAAGAAGAAGTAGGTGGTGCCGTCGTGGTTGACCGGGATCCCGAGGTCGGTGCCCTTCAGGTTGAACTTGAAGTGCGTGTCGTTCGCGACCGGATCGTCGACGTTGCGACCGTTGATCAACTTGCAACCTTGCGCGACGTCGCGGACCTTGGGCAGCGGGAGATCGGGGAATGTCGTCACGCCGTCGCTCGACACGGTGGTGCCGGGCGGCGCCTGCGCCGGCGCGCTCGAGTCGACGAGATCGTCCTGCTGCTCCCCCACGAGCCGGTCGGGGGACGCGTCCGGACCCGTCGAGCACGCGAGGACGAGGACAGGAAGGGCCGCAAGAAGGCGAAGGCGCATACCCGCGCCTACAGCAAGCTCGGTGCCGGCGCCCGCTTGCGCAACGACCTCGCGATTTCCTCGCGCATTCGCGGCCGTGACACACCGGCGGCCCAGGCCGATCCTGCGCGGGTGACACCTTCAGGTGGACACAGCCGTGTGCGTGCGGATGAAGGCGCCCGCCTCGTCGATCGCCTTCGTGCCCTCCGGCGTCATCCTGCGGAGGAGGTGCCAGACGTGCACCATCTCCGGGTACTCGGCGTAGGTCACGGCGTTGCCCGCGTCCTTCGCGCGCGCCGCGAAGACGCGGATCTGATCGACGAGCGTCTCGAGCGATCCGGCCTGCACGAGGAGCGGCGGCAGGCCCGCGAGCGACGCGGCGAAGGGCGAGAGCGCGGCCACGTCGGCCGACGCCGCGTAGTGACGCGCGGCGAGCTGGCAGTGCTCCTTGCCCACGAAGTCGTAGCGCGCGTTCTCGTCGAAGCTCGCGCCCGAGCAGGCGAGGTCGACCCACGGGCTGATCGCGACCGCGGCGCCGGGGAGCGGCAGCCCTTCGTCGCGGAGCGCGATGAGCGTCGCGATCGTGAGCGTCCCGCCGGCGGAGTCGCCCGCGAGCGCGACGTTCGCGGGCGCGACGCCGCGATCGAGCAGGTAGCGGTACGCCGCCACCGCGTCCGTCACCGCGGCGGGGGCGGGGTGCTCCGGCGCGAGGCGGTACTCGAGCGAGAGCGTGCGGGCGCGCGCGGCGCGGGCGAGCGCGCCGATCATCTCGCCGTGCGTGCGCAGCGATCCGAAGACGAACCCGCCGCCGTGGAAGTAGAGGAGCACCGACGCGCCCGCGTCGGGCGGCTCGAGCCACGCGGCGTAGAGCGGACGCCCTCCCTCCGCGCTCACGTTCACGAAGCGAGGGGTGAGGTCGTCGGTCTTCAGCGGGCTCATCGCCTCGCCCACGTTGCGCCAGCGGACCATTCCGATCGCGGGCATGACGGACCACGAGCCGCGCGTCGCCGCGATGACGAGCTCGAGCCCGAGCGGCCACTTCGGGTTGACGCCGCGTCCGAAGAGGCGGCGCACGAGCGCGCGGAGCATCGCGCCCACCGCCGCGCCGACCACGCGGATCGAGTCCCATCGCCGCGCGACTGGACGCGGCAAGGCCGTCGCGACGGGGATCGCCTCCGCTTCGGTCATGGCCGCGCCCCGCGCACGTGCTGCTCCACCATCGCGCGGAAGAGCACGAGCGGCGCCGGGAGGAGCCCCTGCGCCCAGGCGATGAGCGCCATGTAATAGAACGAGAAGACCGCGGTCGCGAAGAGGGTCACGTCCGTGTCGCGCGCGATCTCTCCGCGCTCGCGCGCCGCGCCGACGACGGCGGCGATCCGCACGTGAACGCGCTCGACCTGGCTGCCGAAGCGCTCCTTCCACGGCGACGCGGCGAAGAGCGAGCTCTCGAGGAGCGTGCGCGAGAGCTCCGGGCGCCGCGCGTAGTACGCGTAGGCCGGCGCCATGATGTCGGCCAGACGCGTCACGAGAGAGCCGCGCTTCCCGCGCGTGAGGCAGATCGCGATCGCCTCCTCGAGGTCGTCGTAGAGCGCGGCATGAAGCATCCCTTTCTTGTCTCCGAAATGCAGCGAGAGCGTCCCGATCGCGACCCCAGCCTCCTCCGCGATCGCGCGGAAGCTCGCTCCCTCGTACCCATCACGCTCGAAGTGCCTCCGCGCGACGTCGAGGATCCGACGCCTAGTCTCCTCTTTCCGCTCCCCCCGACTGAACCCGTTCACTGAACACGTTCACTCTAGAGTCCGCACCTCCCAACGTCAACCAGAAGGGCCCAGAAACCAGAAGGGCCCCAGAAGGGCCCCAGAAGCGGCCGCGAAAGCGGGCGCGAAGTGCCCCGAGCGCTCCGCGCGAGGGCCGTGTCTGGGGTGGGGTGTCGGGGCAAAGCCCCGACGTTGAGCGAGAAACTACTCGTCCGCGCCGTGGGGCGAGCGGATGCGGTGTAGCATGCGGTGGAAGCTGCCGCGGCGGACGCCGGCGAGCTCCGCCGCGCGGACGACGACGTTGCCGGCGCGCGCGAGGACGGCGGGGAGGTACGCGCGCTCGAAGCGCTCGATCGCGACCGCCTTCGCCTCGAGGTACGGCAGGTGCGCGAGGTCGTCGCCGCTGGCGCCGCCGGCGCGCGCCTCGCCGGGCTCGCCGAAGAGGCCGGCCGCGTTCGGGCCGAGCACCGTGTAGCGCTGGATGACGTTGCGGAGCTCGCGCACGTTGCCGGGCCACGGGTACGAGAGCAGCATCGCCTCGAGGTCGGGTGAGAGGCGCGTGTCCTCGAAGCCGGGGATGCGGGAGAGGAACGCGTACGCGAGCGGGAGGACGTCCTCCTTGCGCTCGCGGAGCGGCGGGACGCCGACGCGGAGGACCGCGAGGCGGTAGAAGAGGTCGCGCCGGAACTCGTTCGCGTTCGCGGCTTCGCTGAGGTTCCGGTTCGTCGCGGCGACGATGCGCACGTCGACGCTCCTCGTGCCGCGGCCGCCGAGCGGCCGGACCTCCCGCGCCTCGAGCGCGCGGAGGAGCTTGGGCTGCATCTCGAGCGGGAGCTCGCCGATCTCGTCGAGGAACAACGTGCCGCCGTGGGCCTGCACGAACGCGCCCTCGCGCGAGCGGTCCGCGCCCGTGAACGCGCCGCGCTCGTGCCCGAAGAGCTCGCTCTCGATCAGGTTGTGCGGGATCGCCCCGCAGTCGAGCGCGACGAAGGGGCCGTCGGCGCGCGCGCTCGCGGCGTGGATGCCGTTCGCGAGGACGTCCTTGCCGACGCCGCTCTCGCCCTCGATGAGGACGCTGACCTCCGTCTGCGCCGCGCGCTCGAGCAGCGCGAAGAGGTGGCGCATCGCGGTCGACTCGCCGATCGCGCCGCCGAACTGCGAGGTCGCCGAGATCGGGAGGTCGACCGCGGCCTCGACGTCGAGCGCGATCGTCGTGCTGCCGGCGAGGAACGACGTCGACTGCGCGACGACGACGTCGTTCATGCGCACGGTGCCGAGCCACGTCCCGTTGCGGCTCCCGACGTCGCGGACGTGGATCCCGTCCTCTTGGAGCGTGAAGCGGAGGTGCTCGCGCGAGACGGTGTCGTCGCTCAGGCGGAGATCGGCGGTCGGCCCCGTCCCGATGAGGAAGCTCGGACGATCGATGCGCGCGCTGCGCCCGGCGTCGGGTCCGTTCGTGACCGAGACGTGCGCGGACTTCACGCGAATCGTCTTCGTCGGGACGTCGGTGAGCGCGTTGGTCTCGAAGTCCGAGAGGTGTTTCATCGCTTGTTCCGCTCAGCGCACGAAGACCACGAACGAGCTCGCCTCGCCGTAGCCGCCGTCGGACCACTTCTTCGCGGTGGTGCCGGGCGCGTAGAGGATGCGGATGCGATCGAGCGGCGCCTCGTACTCGGTCTTGCACGGCGCGTCGGGGATCGTCCCGTGGACCATGAGCCAGCCCGTGTCGGCCGGGCAGCCCGGCGGGATCTCGTACTTCTTGTGCACGAGGAAGCGACGCTGGAGGTTCTGATCGCCCCCGACGCCGAAGTCCACGAACTGCACCGCGCCGTTGAGATCGCTGTACGAGCTCGCCTTGATCCGCGCCGGCGTCATGAACGTCGTGAACGTGGCGCCGGTCGCGTCGAAGACGATCTCCTTCACCGGGTTTCCGGCCGCGTCGTAGACGCGGAGCATCGCCTCCGTCACCGCGAACTGCTGATTGAGCTGCGAGAGAATGCGGCTCGTGTAGTGCACGCCGCTCTTCTTCGGCGTGAGCTCGGCGGCGACGGTGTCGTTGAGCGGGATGCTCGTATAGAACGTGAACGGATCGCCGGTGAGGCCCGCGCTCAGGCGATGCACCATCGTCCAGCCGCCCTCGCGCGCGGTCTGATCGCAGAAGACGTCGAGCGCGCTGCCCTGGAACGTGATCGTGGCGGGGCCCGTCGTCGCGTTGCCCTGCGCGAGGATCTGCTTGCACGAGGCCGCGCGGCAGACCTTGTTCGTGCACGTGGTGCCGCCGGTGCACGGCGCGCTGCACGCGCCGCAGTGCGCGTTCGAGGTCGCGAGGTCGAAGCAGCGATCGTCGCAGAGCGAGGTCGGCTCCGGGCACGAGAGCCCGCCGTCGGGCGTCTTCGTCGGATCGACCGACGCGTCGGGATCGGGGAGGACGGGCCCGCCGCCGCTGTCCTTCTTCGGGGTCGACGTCGCGTCGCGCGCGTCGTCGTCGTCGTCGTCGCCTTTGGGCGAGAGGCGCGACTCGTCGATCGAGACGAGGCACGCGGCCCCGCCCCCGACGCAGAGGGCGAGCGCAAATATCCAGGCTCCCCGCATCGCTCTCACCATAGCAGGTTTACTGCCATGAAAGGATCGTGCCGGCGCTCGCGCTCTGCGGCTCCGGGCTCGAGACGAGCCACAGCACGACCCCGATCGCGACGGCGGCGACGGCGACGCCGATCGCGACGTTCGTGTAGAGCCGCTGCGCGTTGAAGTCGTCGCGCGTCGCGACCGACGGTCGCGCGTCGTAGGCTTTCGCCGCGTCGAGCGTCTGGAGGCCGAAGTACGTCGCCGCGCCGCCGGCGGCCGCGGCGGCGCCGAAGGAGATCCAGGTGCCGACGGGAGGACCGCCTCGCGACGGAGGCGGCGGGGGAGGGGGGCGCTCGGGCTCCGCTGGCTTCGTGGTCTCGTTCTCCGGTCGGGTGAGAAAGTCCACCTCTCTCGTCTCGCCCGCGGCGACGTCGACGACCTCGGTCCGCGTCTCGCCGTCGGCGTACGTGACCTTGAAGCGGTGCGGGCCCGGCGCGACGCGCACCTTCGTCGCGGTCTCCTCGCGATCGTCGACGTCGATCCGCGCCTTGGACGGCGCCTTGATCGCGATCGTCCCGACCTTCTTCTCGAGCTTCGCGAGCTGCTTCTGCGCGACCTGCTGGTGCTGCGCTTCGAGCACGGGGGCCTCGAGCACGCGGTCGTAGAGCTGCGCCGCGCGGGCAGGGTTCTGCGCGAGCTCCCACGACTCCGCGGCGTTGAGGAGCGTCGCCGGATGCGGCGAGAAGAACGCGGCTTGCTCGAACGCGGCGGCCGCCTTCTCGAAGTCGCCGCGCGCGAACGCCGCCTTCCCGATCTGGAAGCTCTGCGCCGCGCGTTGCTTGTCGCTCTGCGGCGCGCCGGTCGCGGTCCCGCTCGTGGCGGCGAGGACGAGCGCGGCGATGGCGAAGATGCGAAGCGTGCGCCTCAATACGGGTTCTCGAAGCGAGGCGCGGCGGCGGCCGGTGAAGGTGCGGGCTTCGGCGCAGGCGCTGGTCGCGCGCGCCCGTGCGGAAGGATCGGACGATGGATCGCGGCAGGCGCGCTGCTCGCCACGGGCGGCGCGGAAGGAGCGCCGACGCCGGTCGGCGGCGTCGCGGTGGCGGCGGACGACGCGCCGGCGGTCGGAGGCGTCGCGGTGGCGGCGGTCGGCGGCGTCGCGGTGGCGGGCGGCGCTGGAGGTTCCACGGCGGTGACCGGTGCGACGACCGGCGTCGGGGGAGGGGGCTCGCGGCGCATCACGCCGACGCCGACGATGACGGCGATCATCAACATGGCCGCGAGGAGGAGCGGCAGCGTGTGGCCGCCGCTGCTCTTTCGCCTTGGCGTCTCCGTCGGCGCGTAGAGGAGCTGCGGCTCCGCGACGGCGACGGAGTCCGTCATCGCCTCGTGCATCATCGGCGGCCGGTACGGCACCGGCTCGTGCGCGCGCGTGTGCTCGAGCATCTCGGTGGGCGCCTCGATCGTCGCGGCGTTCTCGAGCATCTTGCGCTCCTCGAGCGCGTTGCGCGGCGTGGGCGGGCCGACCATGTGCTGGCGCTTCTTCGTGAGGCGGAGCTGCTCGCGGCGCGTCGCGATCTTCGCGCCGAGATCGCGCTCGAGCTGCGCCGCGACGTGGCGGTGGGTCGCGTCGATCCCTTCGCGCCGGACCGCTTCTTCGAGCGCGTCGGCCATCTCGAGCGACGTCTCGTAGCGCTCGAACGGATCGTCGCGCAGCGCGTGCATCACGATCTCGGCGATCGACGCGGGGATCTCGCGCACGACCGTCCGCGGATCGCGCACCTTCATGCTCTCGCGCATCGACACCGGCGCGGAGGGCGGCATGCGGAAGAGGCGATCGGTCGTGAGCAGCTCCCAGAACACGACGCCGGCGGAGAACAGATCGCTCTGCGGCGCGGCCGGAAAACCGCGGAGCTGCTCGGGCCCGATGTACCCGAGCTTCCCCTTCACCTCGCCGACGACGGTCTCCTCCGTCACGCGGCCGAACGCCTTCGCGATCCCGAAGTCCGCGAGCTTCGCGACGCCGTCGATGCCGACGAGGACGTTCTGCGGGGAGACGTCCCGGTGGACGAGGCCGAGCGGGTTCCCGTCGTCGTCCCGCAGCTCGTGCGCCGCGTGCAAGCCGCGCAGCATGTCGATCGCGATCCGCACCGCGACGCCGATCGGGATCCGGATCGTTCGCCCCCACTCGCTGAGCGACGTGCCCTCGATGAGCGCCATCGCCTGGTAGACGATGTCCCCGTCGGCGCCGAGGTCGAGCACCTCGACGACGTTGGCGTGCCGGATGCGCGAGGCGAGCTGCGCCTCGTCGAGGAACATCGCGCGGAACGACGCGTCGTGCGCGAAGTCGGGGCGGATCGTCTTCAGCGCGATGAGCTTCCGGAACCCGAGATCGCCCGTCTGCTCCGCCGCCCACACCTGCGCCATGCCGCCTTCTGCGATCTTGCAGAGCAGCTCGTAGCGCCCGAGCCGCGTGCCGGGCGTGAGCTCCTGCGCGGGGGCCCCAGCAGGCAGCTCGGCTCGAGGGATCACCCGGGTCATGCGCCTACCGACCAGGATACCAGGCGGATCCCGGCCCGCGACAGTGTCACCCTCCCGGGATCACTGAGGCCCGGACGCTGCAGCCTCGAAGCCGCAACCCAGCGTCTTTCTCGGGGCGCGGGGAGACGGAAGCAGATGCCCCTACCCCGCCGGTTCGAGCCATCGCGCTCCGAGAAGACGCAGGGAGCGATGACAGTACCGCATCGGCTCCGGCGGGTTCCGACACGTGCGTTACATCTGTCGCCGCCGCCTTCGCCGTTCGAGGACGAGCAACGCGACGACGAAGAGCCACTCGGCTCCGAGCGGCCGACCGCCTTGCGCGCAGCCCCCGGTGCCGGCGGCGATGATCCATGCATCCTTCACCGATGTGACGCAGCGGTGACACGTGACGGCGGTGCAACGCCGTTGTCACGACTCGCGTCACGACTGGTGGTCGCGCGTCTCAGCGGT from Labilithrix sp. encodes:
- a CDS encoding alpha/beta hydrolase produces the protein MTEAEAIPVATALPRPVARRWDSIRVVGAAVGAMLRALVRRLFGRGVNPKWPLGLELVIAATRGSWSVMPAIGMVRWRNVGEAMSPLKTDDLTPRFVNVSAEGGRPLYAAWLEPPDAGASVLLYFHGGGFVFGSLRTHGEMIGALARAARARTLSLEYRLAPEHPAPAAVTDAVAAYRYLLDRGVAPANVALAGDSAGGTLTIATLIALRDEGLPLPGAAVAISPWVDLACSGASFDENARYDFVGKEHCQLAARHYAASADVAALSPFAASLAGLPPLLVQAGSLETLVDQIRVFAARAKDAGNAVTYAEYPEMVHVWHLLRRMTPEGTKAIDEAGAFIRTHTAVST
- a CDS encoding TetR/AcrR family transcriptional regulator, which codes for MNGFSRGERKEETRRRILDVARRHFERDGYEGASFRAIAEEAGVAIGTLSLHFGDKKGMLHAALYDDLEEAIAICLTRGKRGSLVTRLADIMAPAYAYYARRPELSRTLLESSLFAASPWKERFGSQVERVHVRIAAVVGAARERGEIARDTDVTLFATAVFSFYYMALIAWAQGLLPAPLVLFRAMVEQHVRGARP
- a CDS encoding serine/threonine protein kinase, which codes for MIPRAELPAGAPAQELTPGTRLGRYELLCKIAEGGMAQVWAAEQTGDLGFRKLIALKTIRPDFAHDASFRAMFLDEAQLASRIRHANVVEVLDLGADGDIVYQAMALIEGTSLSEWGRTIRIPIGVAVRIAIDMLRGLHAAHELRDDDGNPLGLVHRDVSPQNVLVGIDGVAKLADFGIAKAFGRVTEETVVGEVKGKLGYIGPEQLRGFPAAPQSDLFSAGVVFWELLTTDRLFRMPPSAPVSMRESMKVRDPRTVVREIPASIAEIVMHALRDDPFERYETSLEMADALEEAVRREGIDATHRHVAAQLERDLGAKIATRREQLRLTKKRQHMVGPPTPRNALEERKMLENAATIEAPTEMLEHTRAHEPVPYRPPMMHEAMTDSVAVAEPQLLYAPTETPRRKSSGGHTLPLLLAAMLMIAVIVGVGVMRREPPPPTPVVAPVTAVEPPAPPATATPPTAATATPPTAGASSAATATPPTGVGAPSAPPVASSAPAAIHRPILPHGRARPAPAPKPAPSPAAAAPRFENPY
- a CDS encoding DUF4185 domain-containing protein → MRLRLLAALPVLVLACSTGPDASPDRLVGEQQDDLVDSSAPAQAPPGTTVSSDGVTTFPDLPLPKVRDVAQGCKLINGRNVDDPVANDTHFKFNLKGTDLGIPVNHDGTTYFFFGDTVGYKGIWNFGESQPDAVGVMPAATLAADPNTMCRQLGFLGLARDASVGPQRDARIQRDWAAISMRAPAGKTLGEFIKNAAGRGKFPHLPGDFEVPSGVFSASGSIYVFYTIVNAQVQMKGSYLAKWQAPSPTGLPNLDILYHVDQRFDADGALRGDFINNASLVVGDYVYVYGTGDYRKSPVHLARKKLSALETEGGFERYDAATKTWKGAREATAPIVPVPGIGELSVQYYPSIGRYMMIDQEQTPGKNRIIARFAAAPEGPWSEGVVVSDMGDAGFRAKYCCQGNSCEGERMFHCDRAGFYGTYLLPEVKKNADGTFTASYLMSTWDPYNVALMHATFE
- a CDS encoding sigma 54-dependent Fis family transcriptional regulator, which codes for MKHLSDFETNALTDVPTKTIRVKSAHVSVTNGPDAGRSARIDRPSFLIGTGPTADLRLSDDTVSREHLRFTLQEDGIHVRDVGSRNGTWLGTVRMNDVVVAQSTSFLAGSTTIALDVEAAVDLPISATSQFGGAIGESTAMRHLFALLERAAQTEVSVLIEGESGVGKDVLANGIHAASARADGPFVALDCGAIPHNLIESELFGHERGAFTGADRSREGAFVQAHGGTLFLDEIGELPLEMQPKLLRALEAREVRPLGGRGTRSVDVRIVAATNRNLSEAANANEFRRDLFYRLAVLRVGVPPLRERKEDVLPLAYAFLSRIPGFEDTRLSPDLEAMLLSYPWPGNVRELRNVIQRYTVLGPNAAGLFGEPGEARAGGASGDDLAHLPYLEAKAVAIERFERAYLPAVLARAGNVVVRAAELAGVRRGSFHRMLHRIRSPHGADE